DNA from Denticeps clupeoides chromosome 7, fDenClu1.1, whole genome shotgun sequence:
tgcagcCTGGGAACAATTAGGAGACCAGTGCCAGAGGACCTGAATGACCTAGACAGTATAAACTGTATTCATGCAGTTGTCCATTTGACAAGCAGtggattaaaacaaataaaatgactaGCAGAGCATTTAGAATCCTCAGTATGTATATTAATTATGCTCAGATTCCATCATAGTGAACAAAATGGGTATCAGCCAGACCGAAATTTAAGAGAAAAATCTGTAGGGTGACTTCAAGTGTTTTGTCCAATATATGCCAATCAGATTTTGCATGGAACAGTGGGCAATAATGTGTCATGACTACCCAAGAAGAAAGAATGATATATTTAAATCAAAAagggtatttatttatttaagggtATGCACACATATTCAAacagctgatttgttttttcaattgATGTTGGAaacattttgaatgtatttattaattttatctTTAGATGTACCTTGCTCACTCACTGTTCATTATCGATCTGTTGCAATGAAGGTCGCGGCTGCATTGGGCACAGGTTCTCACAtggccaggattcaaactcataaCTCATAATCACTCGCCACCATATAAGGCCCTATATATGCGCCATGGTACATGTTCTGATTGTACATTTGATTCATGTGTACTCATGTAAGAAAGCTGATATCTTAATCTAGACATGACTCTCTAAcgtgggtgtgagtgtgcatcCTGTTGTGTGCCAACTTGCTATTTAGCTGAATGAAGTGACAGACCgtgcagttgcagagatatcccctgtttaattttgggtatgCCCAGTCAAAAAGGGGGCCCCTAATAATTGTCACGTATGGCCACAGTGACCCGAAGCCTCCTCTTCAATATCCTGACCGGAATGGCCTGGCAAGGAGAGGAGCCATCTGGCTCAGCAAGCAAAGTCTGAGCATGCTTCATATAtacctatgtgtgtgtgtgtgtgtgtgtgtggggggggggggggtgttcatGCGTGCAAAAAAGACAGTGAGTGAATGCAGGCCTTACagctgctgctgtgaatcatTCTGATTGAATACGCCTGTTGTAGTACAGCATCATGGAGAATCGAGAGCTCCACCAGAATTCCAGTTGGTCAATATCCCACAACTCTTCTTATAAGATTTTCCTGCAGAGAGCAGTTTGGTATGAATGCCGGTCGAGTTATTAAGGCAGTAACTCATAACTCAGCAACTGATATTCTTTTTCAGTGACATTCAAGTGGCGCTCAGATATCAGGGAACAACATTTATAGGGGGGAGGGTATAAATGAGGAGAATTTGCACATACTGGTATGCATTTTTCATGCCCCTTGTCTAATGGTTGTAGTGCCAACTTTATATGTTGGGCTGGGTGAGGGAGCATTTAGGGCTAGATGGGGTGGGGTAGAATGCCACCATGGCCATGGGCCAGGAAACAAACTGATGTGGTTGGTAGAATGTAGCAAGAGGGACCGTCGGGCCCAAAATAAATACACTCAAACACTTGAACAGCAACATGTCAAGCTCCCTGACACGCCATGTCCAAAAAAGGAAACCAAGCccatctaatgtttttttttttttactttttatccTACATTGACTACATGTTTACAACCAGGGGGTGGTAACATCAATGTGCCTGACAGAAGGTTAGAATATAATATTAGAATTGTGTGAGAGAAGACCTGATGCAACAGTAACTATGGCCACAAACCCCTACAACTCAATCCATTACACTCTTACAGTCTCCCCTTTACAGTCTATTGATTATTTCAGATCATTCTGGGGTGTTTTTGGCCACCGACAagtgcaaaacaaatgaacatttcataaaacgAATTTAGAAGAACCGAAGCAGGTGAAAAAGGTAGGTACGATAGaccagaagtgtgtgtttgaattgtCCGGGTGATTTTGAGTTGTCCCTTCCGGGGCAGCTCCAGTCCCATATTCCAATCACAACCTCGTTGGCGATCCGATTCGATCTGATACCAAGTACAGTTCAGGTTGGCAATACATGTGtttggaataaataataaaataaatgtgtttggaaaatctaaataataaatgtatgacCTGCGGAGGGTCGTCAGCTGCTCTGCGCACACAtctgcaagaaagtgtccctcattaGGGGTTTagaaagttggcaaccctaGTTTCACGGGGTGAAGTAAAGTGAGCCTGATGTTTTGTGGGAATTATTTTAGCCAACTGGCTCgcttttgtgtttcttgtgtgttttgtgttttagattttttaaatgagcagAGTTAAGCGTCACCTCATCCTCTCTGAAACGCTTTAATAAATCGCAGAAGCAAATTATCAAAAAATGAGAGTACAGAAAGGGTAGGAACGATAGGCCGGGAGTGCATGTGGTGTCAATCAGACAGTTTCAGGGAGGACGAAGAGCACAATGTTAATTTGTTGttcataaaatgttaatttgttttgaACTTGTCATCTTTTGTTCACTAATTATTCTGCAACAAGTGTTGTTGAGAACAGTGTCTTCATTGCTCCTTGATGGCAGTCTTGATGGCAGTTAGAATGgcttggaatttttttttctgctgctgtttaccTTTCATATACTACTGCTACAAACTTGTGTCCATTAAAATAGTTTTAAGCATTTCCCTGACCTCATTATTCAATATGTGCATCCTGCAATCACCACGAAGTTCCACCAGGGGGCATTGATACCAATTTTACCAGAGGTCTGCTGCCTACCCAACAATCAGAATTCTAATGTCATTTTTATCTCATTGGATCTTACATTTTCATTCCTATAGAGCTTAATGTTCTGAAGGACTTTCCTTGTGCATGTCAGAATCCCATGGGTACTGAAGCACTTTTTATCATACCCACATGATACCATCTCAAAACTGTAaatgtcccacttgtgggactaataaaggatcatcttatcttatctgaaATAAGAtggtcacttaaaaaaaaaattaactaatttaaaGCAGTGCTTTTGTCTTTCCAATAAATGGCTTCCTATGATGCTCAGTGACTCAGGCTCTCTAGGGCATTTGTTCCATGTTAATAAATCTATTTCACTATGTGGAAGCCTGACCTTTGCTGTTGTGATGTCATTACATTTCTGAATCACTTGCACCCCTCTGGTTCCCATCCCTCAATAAGTAACCAGACTGATGTTATCTGTTTTCTGTAAAATCAGACCAtcggatttattggtgaccacTAGATGAGGCTCTATGACAGTCaagtctctgtctctcttgaTGAACTTAAAGGCCTCAAAtggatttttatataaatatgtataactTTTTCCGCTgaaattcttttaaaatcttCTGCATGGAAATGTGTTAATAATCTAGGGTCTCATCCTCATCTATCTCATCCATGAATGTAATGAATATAATTGTCTGTCTAGAATAACCACTCATTTGCATTTGGAatgaatgccttttttttttttcagcagtatTCATCCATAAGTCTGGGTGAAAATGTTTGAGATGCACGGCTACCATTTCCAACGTGTTGTTTAATGGTCCCTTTTCATTTAAGCCACTTAGACTGCCCACGATTGCTCCCCACGGGTACCAAGGAAAGACTAAAGCCAGATGCCTACACATACCTTTGAAAATGTTCAAAGCAGGCTTTATAGATCAATAGGCCAAAGGCACAATCTAAAACATTTTACTCATTTAACAGCTCTTGATTTCATTGATTATCTTCTTACAGTGACACATCGCAATAGGTGGGACACATTAGGTCTCAAGTCAGCATTTTGTCCTAGTTGTCTGGTCTCCAAATAAATCATACCACAGCAATTCCAGGATCCTTAATgtatggacaaaaaaaattagaccTCCACCTAAATGTGTCAATTTCAAGGGACACGAAAATAATTATTGCTGAAGCGCAATGTGATGTGACAAAGTTGGATAAGCCTCATAAAAAATTGAGCACCAACAACCCTCTAATCAGTAATTCTCCTCTTTACTTACAGGACCAGATGAAGCCTGTGAAGAAAGGAGAAGCTGGGTTGCAAGCTGCAGGGGAGACAGCTGAGAAGGTGCCTGATGAAGAAGGCAAGGAGAAGGCCTCTGATGAAGAGGTGGAGATTGAGGAGATCATAGAGGAGTCACGAGCAGAGCGCATCAAGCGCAGCAGCCTGCAGCGTGTAGACAACATCAAGAAGGCCTTCAGCAAGGACAAAATGGAGAAAACCAAGCAAAAGACcaaggagaacctggagaagaCACGGCAGCGCACACGAGAAAACCTGGAAAAGACCCGACAGCGTACCCGTGAGAACCTGGCAAAGACCAAGCACAGTCTGGAGAAGAAGATGGGCAAGCTCTCCACTCGGCTGACACCCACCACAGAGCGTAAGGAGAAACTGCGCAGCTCCCACGAGAAGATTAAGAAGTCGCTGAAGCCAGATCACACCATCTATGCCCGCTCAAAGTCCACCACCTACCGGGTGCCACCGTTCACCTTCCACGTCAAGAAGATCCGTGACGGTGAGGTGGAGATAGAAGAGGTTGAAGtcaaagaggaagaggaggagggccCAGACACAGAGGAGCATGGGGAGGCCATTGCTGAGGAAGGCGAGGGCTTCCAGGTAGAGGTGGAGGAAGGGGAGCTTGTGAATCTGGACAGCCCAGAGATGGCTGAATTGTTAGCAGGGGCAGATGCCTCAAAGCTGGTGCTCATGGATGCAAACCGCACTAGAGAGAAATCGGGGAAGTAAAAGCTGAGGAGCTATCAAGCTTATAGGCTACGTGGCTTGTGAAAAGCTTTAGCGGTGATTGGTGTGCTACTTCTGAGGTTTGGCAGAGTGAAAAGTTGGAAGAATTTGGAAACATGTGGAGATGCACGATGGGAAAGATGATTGATGGTGACCTGTCAAGTGAGGACTtcttctaatgttttttttttttcagcttccaTATTTAAAGATACTTTGAACTCAGCATGTACAACAAATATCTGCAGGGGATTCTCAACAGCAACTAGAGGAGTAAATTGTGCTTCTAGATAaagagtttttctttctttcttttatgttAGGATTTGTGAACTGAGGGTTAAAGATGGACTTTGGTTTTGTTGTAAGAAGTGTAAAACCTACATGCCCGAATGCCAACATATCAAATGTTTCCCTTAAAACCATAAACTATAATGAACAGATCTGCACTGTACTACtgaacatatttttattttaacataggAAAGTGGTCTCAAATTTGCTTGAATTTAACAACTGAACACAGACAAGCAGGAATTCAGGCACTAGGATCACATATTTTGGGGAAAACGTCAGGGTGGGGTCTATACTGCTACAATAGTAACTATAAGTGGCATAAGTCTATGCTGATTGGCCGAATGCATGGTATATGAAACCCCAGCACCTAGAGCTATGTAAAGTAATAGCAAAAGCTTTGTATTCTTTTTGAAGAGGCAGGCCTGCCAATTGAGTCCCTTTTGAATCCAAATTTGGATAGAAAGTTTGACTTTAATTCAGGGTAAAAGCATGTGAACatgacatgaacatgaacaagaAGTACACAGAggaaaatatgaatgtatatCTCATGAAATGTTGTCAATATGTTTGTGTTGACATACTACATATGAAGAACATTTCACACGTTGCCTAATATAATgatcatttatattcataacCAGCACAGACCATTTCTTACTAAGAGAATGCTCAAACACGTTAGCGGCACAACTGTTGTTCATAAAGCCAGCCTTATTTTTCAAACTCCTACaattcctgtgtgtgtatgtgtgtgtgtgtgtgtttatatatgcaTACTGTATTACAATGTCCagtctgtacatatatacagtagtGCATAAATGAAAAGGTAGGACACACCAGCCAGAGCCATTGATCTCTTCTTATCTGTAATGTTTggtttttacatgtattttttttgctgttgtgcCCTGGAGAAAGTTATTCCAATAGATGCATTGCAATGCCAAATGATTGTCAGTCTGTctgctaaatgaaaaaaaaacctatgaATATTAAATTCATCCTGCTGGAATGAGACATTCATGTGAGTTTGATTATTGTCACAGAGTACACTGGAAATTGGAGAGCACTAAATGTGGCATCAGACCTCATATACATGAATATATCAAAGTATACAAGGATAAATAAAAGATATACAATGAGAAATATGAGTAAGAAATTTTATATAAGAAATCTTAATTATGAttcaaagaaaatgtttttccaCTGTTTCTAGTCCAGTGTTTTTCTCTGTGTAGTTTCTCCTTTCTCTTTACCTAGGGCTGCTGGTCTATtcaatgctgttaatgtaaccACTGGGACCAGCATCTAATTACATAGAGTGCTTTTCTGGAAACAAAGGGAAAGGGAGGGGGAACATCCTGTACCCATTATCAAAGACAGAAGAAAATGTACAAAGGTGACAAATAAGACAACACAAAGCAGCTCCGTGGCATGTAAGAAAGACAACAAATCATTCGGAATAAAGGAAAATCTGAATttaatacacgcacacacacaaacgtgtgCGCACATGCACTCACGCACATGCAGCTAGATTCAGGGAAAGCACTAGCAGTCAAACGCATCACAGATGGGCGAGCGATCTAGGCGGCAATTGCTAGAGCATATGGAGTGAGAGTAAATTATGCCTGTTTTCCTTGTTCCACTGGTACCGTGTAAACTGCAGTGGGGCTAAAGGAGGGTATCTACAGCATGGAGGTATTATATAATCAAACTTTGCTCGtggcacacaacaaaatgcaattaacaaatgaatactaataaataataatatatgaaattgcataaatgatttttttctgtttatttctgttactTTTTGTAACACATTCATAACATGAATTctaacagtaataaaaaattcCTTACCAGTAACCATAGCCGATACTGTGGCTTACGGACTAGACAGATTCTAggtaataaacatatttataaatgtagGAGGTAATGTCTAAAATGTTGccataaaaatatttgaattgaTTTGAAAATCCAAATATTTTCTGGTGTTAGAATGTTAACCAGCTAGTAGTGGGAAGTGTCACCAGCTGTAAATTTCACGCcataaatctcatttaaaactTCATGCCAGAGCTCACACGGTTGCAGGTGCCAATGTGGAAACGGAGGACGCAATCGCTCAACTTTTTAGCATATTCATTTTATCCTTTTACCTCTTCTTCCCTTTAATCTAAAGGAACCTGCAAATTCAACAGCCGTATTCAGAACAAATGTGCAGTGAGGTACAGGATATGTCAGACCACCTTTGAAAGATTGGTGCGGCCTTACCAAACCACTTGTCACATCCAGTCATGAAATATTTCCTCCAAAGGACTATTATTAACCTATTATTAAGAGAATTCGAAAAAGTATaagtattaaataaacaaatcagcCATCACTACTTTTTATTACTTAGACTGGATAGTTTAATCTGTGAAAATGAAGTTATTGTCGGGACGGTAGTTTGCACCACAGTGGACCTTGGCGATTACCATTCCACTTtcatacccgctaggccaccccagTTATGAGTCACTTAAATTAGCTCAGCACTTAATTAACATCGCAACGTTAAAATTcacataaatgtaaacaaacaataataattcatttgttATTAAGGAAATAATTTACCAGGGGTTCAGCATCTCAGTGCCGTGGTGACCTACAGAAAGCTGATTGTATCAAGTAAAAGAGGAAGTCTGTGTAGCCCTCTTCTAGGAAACCAAGTTTCATGAATGTGCACTCTCACACAGATAATACACGTGTGTTGGGTAGGAGCATTAAATCATCTATGACAAGGTGGCAGGGGAACTTCCTTTGAGACAGGGCAATTGTGAGAGGAATTAAACCGTATGTGGTTCCTAGTTTAAACATTTTCTGGTTCCCAGGGGGGCTGCTCATGAATTTCTCTCCTTTTAATCCCCTAATAACTGAAATCTCAACAATACTCAGGCCAACGCAGCATGAGATTCAGATGTCCTATACTGACGTGATAAACtcttatatttgttttttccttCAATGGTCTGCATTCCCCATATGTGTCACAGAGAGATTGTGCTGTTGCTCTTCTTTTGAACATACAACTAAATTCAGAATCATCCATATAGAAGTAGTGGTAAAATCCAGTAACGGATAGATGAAAGAGCATCAAAATGAACCATTAACGTGAGAGCAGTATGAATatgaagttacatttacagtactGACAACTACAGAGGAATATTTCATGCATGGACTGGGATTAGTATGGATTTGACATTTTATCTCTGTCAAAGCAAACAAGGGTACATATGAAATTAGAGAAATTTGAGATTAAATGAGTGACATTTTATACCACAGATTACATCCAGTATGGTGATTGAGCACTATACAGTGTTGCCAGAGCCAAACCTGCTTACAGGAGGAAGAAGCTCAGACCGACAAATCCAGGCAGGTATGGCAGGGCTCCAACAGATCATTGGCTGATGGCCTTCCCCAGAGAGAGCCATACTACACCCACCAGTCCACAGCAACTGCAGACTgcatgcagaattacagcttCCGGGGGTCCATATTCAGGATAATTGGTCCTGTAGGATCCTCAAGAGACTACATTTCCTGATGGTGCTTGATGCATGATGCCTTACTGTTGCTGAGTGTTGTTCGGACCCTCCTCTTCCTAGTATAAAAAGAGCTTTAAATACTCTCATTCACTCCGACAATTTTGCCCTTAGGCAGACATTTCAGTGTGAGGATAAACAGGCTTAATAATAGTTTCCATTGCCAGCAGCATAAGGGTGTTAAACAAGGCATTTCACACGAGCATTTCCGCAATATCATCTGCTGCAATACATGTGATAGCAGTGGAGACTGTTTTTAAGTGTCTATTCCCAGTGACACTAAACATATTCTTATTCTGTATGATACCACTCATAGGACTGTCCCAGGATTCCACTCAACAAACATTTCTACTGCCTAAAGAACCGTAAAGATGGTGTGTTTCACGAAGCACTACAGCTTACAGTTTTCAGCATGGGGTTTTGAACACGATTGTTTGGCCGTCAGGGAATTTAAgatctgtgtttttaattttacatccatcatgttttattgatatttttgggAAAACTGATCATGGATAAACCCTTTCCCAACCTATACGTTTCATTACCgccatatttgcatattagGTCACCGACACAGAACGACATTGAtccattatttttttgctctctAAATGCACCATGTTGTGTCCATTATATGGGTACTCAATAATCCCCATGGTGTTTTaatggggtggtggtggcctagttggtaagacactcgcctatgaaccagaagacccaggttggaaccccacttactaccattatgtccctcagcaaaacacttacatttacagtatttatcagacgcccttatccagagcgacttacaatcagtagttacagggacagtccccccctggagcaacttagggttacgtgtcttgctcagggacataatggtagtaagtggggttcgaacctgagccgtctggttcataggccaacCTACgattaaccctaagtgtctcctgagggactgtccctgtaactactgggtgtaagacgctctggaaaagggataaacgctgtaaatgtaaatcctgcTTTCGATTAATCATTGCGTGTGAGATAATAGGAGCTGCCTCATTGCGACATTCGCAGATTGAAATCGGCACGTAAAATCGGGTTCGAGGAAATTTTGTGACTGATGTTCGCGATTCCACGAATGACAATCCAAAAATAACCTGTCACATAACTAGCGAAACTTGCCTAGCTGCACACAATTCTAAAGTGTTTCCTCATCGTTTACATGGgtcgtttttttatttaggtaACATCTCTCActgcaaatgtaaaacttttacaCGTTAGTTTTCTGAAACTCCATTACCCGGCACCTCCTTTATAAAGTCgtacaaagcaaaaaaaaagtcggGGCAAAAGCGTTATCGATATCGCTCGCAGTCGTCGCATTAAAGTCCCGATGACGTCGACGCTGCCAGTAACTCAGATGGCTTCCAGTACGGCTGTTCCGCCGCCGGTCACCTCCTCCCTCCGCTCCGGCGTTTGCTCGAACGCACTTCTTACCAGAAGCGCCGGGAGGAGCTCCTCCCCGGAACAGCCCGCGGCGCGGCGACAGTAAACACGGGCGCACACAGCCCCGCTAGGCCGCGAAGCCCGCCTTCGCCTGGCCACCGGGGGCGCCTATTGGACGACCGCTCGCCCTCTAATTCTATTGGTCGGGAGGCTTGTCGATCACGCAGTGACCGCAGCTGGTTTGTTCGCG
Protein-coding regions in this window:
- the cavin1a gene encoding caveolae-associated protein 1, with the protein product MADLSLQMQRVDLTEVSDDDEEVALVTAATKPAIVSGKAAVVQDDKPVAEVNLSLGPGLDSHQKSEAQMNGMMVLALLDKIIGVVDQIQQTQNTLETRQEGMEKCVSGIQGEMSKMAKSHNGTANTVNKMLEKVRKINVNVKSIRADLEKQAGQIKRLESNEHELLKRKNFKVLIFQDQMKPVKKGEAGLQAAGETAEKVPDEEGKEKASDEEVEIEEIIEESRAERIKRSSLQRVDNIKKAFSKDKMEKTKQKTKENLEKTRQRTRENLEKTRQRTRENLAKTKHSLEKKMGKLSTRLTPTTERKEKLRSSHEKIKKSLKPDHTIYARSKSTTYRVPPFTFHVKKIRDGEVEIEEVEVKEEEEEGPDTEEHGEAIAEEGEGFQVEVEEGELVNLDSPEMAELLAGADASKLVLMDANRTREKSGK